The genomic stretch GAGGACTCCCCTCGCTATATCGAGGCCGTACATGAGCTTCTTCCTGTCGTAGCGGTCGCCTATCACTCCGGCTATGGGGTTCACCAGCAGTCTCGGAACCAGCTCGGCCATTATGAATAGGCTCATCATCGCCCCGCTGCCCGTCTTGTCGAGCACGTAGAGCGGAACGGCCACATCCTGCACGACCCATCCGGCCTGTGAGATCCACCTGCCCACGGTGTAGAGCCAGAAGTTCCGGCCCATCCCCCGGAAATCCTCGAACATCTCCACTAACCCCCGTATATTTCTCACTTAATTACCGAATTAAGTAATTGAAGAATTAAAGAATTAAATCAGCTCGACCCTCACGTCGCCGTTCACGGTGCTGGCCCTGACCTCGAACTCGCCCGTTCCTATAACGGGGTCGTCTGGGTCTATGCCGACCAGCCTAACATCTCCGTTGACCCTCTTGCTGACTATCCTGGCATCGCAGAACTCGGTCAGGCGAAGCACGATATCGCCGTTGACGCAGCTTACCTCGACGTCCCCCTCCAGCTCCTCGATGGTAAGCTCGATTTCCCCGTTCACGGTGGAGGCCTTCAGAGGGCCGGCGACCGTTAGGTGGGCCCGTATCTCGCCGTTCACGGTGCTGAGCTTCTCAGCCTCGCAGTCCTTCAGGTCTATCTCGCCGTTTACCGTCGTGACGTCCTCAAAGCGCACGCCCCTGGCCTTAAGCTCGCCGTTCACGTTCTTCGCGCTTATCAGAACGTTCCGAGGAACCTTCACCTCTATCTCCGCCCAGCCGCTCTTCCTGCGCAGGTTCAGGAACCCTTTCTTCGGGTCTTCTATGATGACGAGGCTACTTCCCTTCTGCTCAACGGTGACCTCCACCTCGCCGTGGACGGTGTAGTTCACCTCGGCGTAGTCGTTCTCCCAACCTTCAATCTCGATCTGACCGTTGGTGGCCTTTATATCGACTTCCCGGACGTTTTCAAATATCATATCAAACCCTCCAGCGGATGAAGTTCAAAATCAAAGAGGGGCCTCTCGTGCCCCGTCCTCTTTTCGCAGTCTTCCTTCCCTCCCCCCGGGGCGGCAAGGGCGCCCTGCACCTCAGGGATTACTGCAGTCTCCATCCCACTCACCCCAGGTAGGCGGTCAGCTCGTCGAGGAGCTCCTTCACGCGCCTGTTGAGCAGGGTTCTGTCTATGCCGAGGCCCTCTATCAGCTCGGCGCTCTGCTCCTCCACTATCTCCTTCGCCTTCCTGACCACCAGCTTGTAGGCGTCGCCGTTCTCTATGGTGTACGTTTTGCCACCGGTCCTTATGCGAACCGTGCCGTCTCTGGCGGAGATTACGACGTCCTCGATGCGTATCTTGGCCCTCCCCCTGCCGACGCTGACCGAGACGTCGCCCGAGCGCAGGGATACCGTCTCACCAAGGCTGAGGCTCTCGCTTCCGCTCCTGTACACGACCCTCTCACCGTCGACTTCGATGGAGTACTCGTCGGTCTGAACCTTCAGCCTCTCGCCGACCTTGGTGAGCTGGAAGCCGTTGCGGAGCTCCTTGATAGTCAGCATGTCCTCAGGGGGCATCTCAGGGTTGCCCTCGCGGAACCTCATCGGGCCTATCTTGACCTCCTCACCACCCGGTGTCTCTATGACCTCGATGAAGGGCAGCTTCACGTACTCGAAGCCCTCACCCTCGTAGACCTTGATGAAGCCCAGGTCAACCACGCTGTCCCTCTTGCCCCTCTGGTAGAGCCTCTCTGGGTTCACGAGGTCGTTCACCCTTGAGACGAAGCCGGGGTCCGCGGAGGTCTTCCGCCCGGCTATCTTCTCCTCTGTCCACACGATGACCGGGCTGAGGAGCCTCTTCGTCACCCTACCGAGCGGCGTATCGGCCTCGACCGTGACCTCCCCGTCCACAACCCAGCCGACCCTCTTCCTTCCGAACTTCACGGGATAGGCCTTGCCGGTTCCCTTGAGCTTCACTTCGCCGAAATCGGCGCCTTCGAACTCGTAGGCCTTGCCTTCAACTTTGATGTCGAGCTTTCTCTCGTCAAACTTTGCCAGCAGGATTCCCGCTATGAGAAGGACGACAGCGTAAGCGAAGGCCGTTCCCGCGTAGTCGTGGAGGGCTTTGCTCATTCCCAGCCACTGTCCGAAGAACAGGAATATGCTCGTCCAGAAGAAGCCCTTGGCCAAGGCAAAGACTATCCCACTTATCGTCACCCCGAACCACTTGCCCACCGCGAGCAGCTCGAAGGCGAACAGGAGCGCCACTATGGCGTAGACCAGCTGGTCGTTGTAGGCCTCAAGCCTCAGCGGCCCCTTGAACAGCCATGCGATGAGCAGTATCGCCGTGAGGGCTTTGAGGTACTCCGCTATCTTAAACCTTGGCCCTTCGTGCGGGACGGCCCGATACTTCCAACTAAAACTCATTCTTCCACCTCCTCAAGGGCAGTTATTATCTCAAGCAAGCGCAAAAAGAGACGTCCGTCGGGCGATATTTCGTACCTTTCTCCCTTCCTTACCATCCGGGTTTTCACCAGGAGCTTCAGGTGGTGGGAGACCGTGGGGCTTTCCACCCCAAGGGCATCCTTTATCTCCTTGAAGCCCATCGGCCCCTCGGAAAGCATCTTCAGGATCCTTATCCTGTCCGGGTTGGCGAGGGCCTTGAGGGTCTTGGCAGCCCTTTCCTCGTCTATCTCGGGCAGGCTCCCACCTTCAAGCTTTCTCCTGAGGCGGGCCTTTATTGAGAGCATGACCTCATCAACGGGGTCAATGCTTTCCTCCAGCACCTCCAGCCTTTTCTTCAGCTCTTCGAGCTGAACTTTGAGATCCTCCATGGTACCACCAGGTACAGATTTTTGTAGTACAATTTTCTGTACTTAACTAGTGCGCTAGGTATATAAAAGTTTATCGGTTGACGGCTGCACTGGGTAAGAGGTGCATTGAAATACCTGGAAGATGAGGGAAGAGAAAAGCAGTTGAATCAGTTCCCTGCGGAAAGTTCGGCCTCTATAGTCCTTATTTCCTCATCCAGTATATCGCGTATCTTCTTGAGGAGTTCCAGGTACTCAATCACGGTCTCCCTGTCCATGACCTTTCTCTCCCCCATCCTCTCAAGCTTTTTCTTCAGGGCTTCGTGATAGTTGATTGACGTGTACAGAACCCGAAGGGCCAGTT from Thermococcus sp. 21S7 encodes the following:
- a CDS encoding DUF4097 family beta strand repeat-containing protein, whose amino-acid sequence is MIFENVREVDIKATNGQIEIEGWENDYAEVNYTVHGEVEVTVEQKGSSLVIIEDPKKGFLNLRRKSGWAEIEVKVPRNVLISAKNVNGELKARGVRFEDVTTVNGEIDLKDCEAEKLSTVNGEIRAHLTVAGPLKASTVNGEIELTIEELEGDVEVSCVNGDIVLRLTEFCDARIVSKRVNGDVRLVGIDPDDPVIGTGEFEVRASTVNGDVRVELI
- a CDS encoding metalloregulator ArsR/SmtB family transcription factor: MEDLKVQLEELKKRLEVLEESIDPVDEVMLSIKARLRRKLEGGSLPEIDEERAAKTLKALANPDRIRILKMLSEGPMGFKEIKDALGVESPTVSHHLKLLVKTRMVRKGERYEISPDGRLFLRLLEIITALEEVEE